The following DNA comes from Cyprinus carpio isolate SPL01 chromosome A4, ASM1834038v1, whole genome shotgun sequence.
TCTATATTAGCTTTTGTATGTACACTACAtaagaaaattcatttttaaagcatgtttCTCCTACCTTGTTCAATATCACTAAGTTAAAACAAAGTGGGtgcagtttaaattaaataatggtgTATTTGTGGACAGGTGCTTGTGTGggtgtgggggaaaaaaactaaatgtcATAGGTTTCATGCTGCCACATACCAATTTAGCACCTGAGAGTGATGCATTTATCACTTCtggaattgtttttaatgtatttaggttTTAAGAACAGCTTAAGGTCAGTTTGGGGCTTTTGCTAATGCAGGgtgtgaaaagtgtgtttaaGTTTCCTCTAAGAGTGTGttttcattcagatttttttctgcaCAATATAATGCAAAGGAGTCAGGTGAAGGTGTTCATGTCATTATGGTTTAATCATCTCATTTATAAAGCAGTACACAATCCACATCAAATTTTTAATAGGCTCAGTTTGCAACCTTGCACAAATttgtggagggaaaaaaaaaactataaaaagaagTACATACAGAAAATGCACAAATGCCACTTTGGATAGTCATAAACAACAAAAAGCTTGATATAAATAAGTTAGTAAAACGTCctcagtgttgttttttgttgttttaatttttttcttctttacaaaGCAATACACACAGGTACACTTCAATGTTTTACACAAGTGCAGTGTAacgtcttaattttttttttttgctggtttatacatatttttttcatagtgCCATTTCATGTTCAACACGAAAGCCAAATATATTGTGGCAAAGAAGTGGCTTCATGGACTAATGTTCTTAATTGTATGGCCcagtgttaaagaaaaaaaaaaagacatgtatatttatataaacattacgCTACATGGCAATgaatagaaaaacataaaattgacaaaaacaaaaaataagaaaaatctatttttgaatGTGTACTCAGTAGGATTTGTAGTTCATGAGAATTTACAtcatggcaaaaaaagaaaaagaaataatttaaaataagagaaaataaaattagTGGAATAACCCGGGGatataataatactgtaaaaaagcATGAAAACCTTAATACCACACTAGGAGTCACAGTCCCTTCAGAGAAGAACACCACATGCCCAACGTGCTGTAACTTTGGCTGGTAAAATCATATATAAGTACCAATAAACATGAACGGTATCAATGCAAATATCGAATCATTTTAATGTAGCCAGATCACAGAAGGTGAAAAATATGTAATGCTTTTCGAACAGTGACATTTGTGCAACTTAATAAAAATGTCCAAgattgtgctgctgctgctgagcaCAACACTGATACCCATGAAGGTGTATTTCTGACTGTCAACATCCTGAGCCAGGCAAAACTGAGACAATGGGATTGTTAAACCTAATTAAAGtgaaacggtgtgtgtgtgtttttgtatgagacatagatatatttactttaaaaggGTTCATTTTGGGGAGACGTTTTGAAAACTGCACAGCAATTCTTCAAGTCAAACGCACTCCATTTataaatgattgtgttttttttcttaatattacatttaaatgtgctaCATATAAAATGAAAGTATATACATAGGTAGTAAAAGAACAAACGAAACTCCAATTGCACACTGCTACATTGTCTGCTTTTGAGGCAAATATATTCTGTCGAGTGCCAAAACTTTAGTGTAAAAATTCAGTGCTTGTACAGCCTCGCCAAGGCTCGATTTGTATGTTTTAACCGCTGTCCCTGTTTACTTCATAAAGCTCTTGAAGTATTTGATGGAGAAAATAGTCTTCTTCATCGGTCTCTGCAGGGAACAAGGGAAACAAGTTTATTAGCAAAGGAAACAGCATGTCGAACGCGCTTGCAAAAACCTCACAACGACACAACGCATGAAATAAACGACACAGAAAATTACGGCGACAACATTTGCGCGTAAACAAACGCCCATGTCCACGACGCGTTTAAAACAGGAGCGACAGCGCGAATGAAAAGCGAGGAATTTTGCGCGCAAGTATGTGCGTGCATTGTGAACCCAAACCCCCTCCTCCTCCCACGCGCACACCCTACAAGAGACCTGCTGACGTGTTACTACAATGTTATGCTTTTGAGTCCCGTTTGACTCGACTGTCACTCGCGCGGTGACAGAACGTCTTAAACGCGCGTTTGTTTTAAAAGACCAAACCAAACGCTTTCTGACCGCGTGGACAAGCACGCGTCAAGGAACGGACATTCTTAGCGTTTTAGCGTGCAACAATAAAACCGAGagaacaataatatataaaaaatcagcTATGTCGAACGCGATCTTTTTAGCATTAAGTAACACGCGTTTACATCAATGCATAAAATAAGTCACGCACCAGACAGCGCGCACGAAACTCACCTTGTTTACGTTTTGGGCTCCGACTTGCTGGGCGCGTGCGAACTCGGCTCTGGACAGCAGTTCGCCTCGGTCGCTTGGACGTTGGCTCTTTTGCTTTGGCAAGGAAGATCTATCGAAAGAATGAAGACGGTGTTAGAAAAGCGACTTCGTTTGCGAGCTAGACCGCGAAAGCAAACGGTTTCAGCATTACGCACGATCGGGGGGGGCAAAGTGTTTGTCCCCCGAGATCTGCGCGCAAATAACGCAAGAGCACCGAGAGTCCCGAAACATTTACCCTGATCCTCTGTCGACGGTCTTTTTCTCGGCGTGGTCAGCGCCGTTCGGCAATCCGAGCGACTCCCGTGCTCCGCGTTGTCAGAGTCCCCCTGTGCGCTCGTTGTCAACAAATAGTCGTGGTTCCCGTTATGATCCACAGTCCCGGTCGAGGTATCCCGTTTTGCGTGAGGCGGTCTGACGTAAAACTCCGGCACCTCTTTCGAGTCCACCTCCTGCCAGTCGTAGTCGCCAGGCGCGAGCGGCTCGTTTTTGGCGAAGTCGTAATTCCATTTTTCTTTGGACGCTTTCTCCATCTCCAGCATCTGCTCCTTGACGTCCCTGTCGAACTCTTCGCGATCCACGGAGCCGAAGAGGTTTCTGCAGACCTGCTGTTTGGCGTGATCCGCCTGCCTCGCGTCCACCCTCTCCAGCGTAGGGCTTCCATTGGAAAGGCgcacttttgacattttgcaCGTGAAAGTTCGTCCAGAGAATCGCAGTCGCAATCGAGCCAGACGCGGTCTAACTAAGAGCGATCCTTCTTCTTCCCGAGAAAGCCGAGCGAGACGCAGAGCGCACGCATAACAATCGCGCGAATGCTTGCGGAAAGGCGAAGGCGCGTGGAAAACAAGTCATGAAAACGGCGCGCGACTCCGATGCCGTCTCGTAGTAATTCCGAAGAAAAACAGACGAGTCATTCGAGTAGGCGAGCACCCAATATGGCGATCGCAAGTAAACTGgcaggggaaaaaaagattgaCAGCGAAGGCTATTTAAACAGAAGACGCTTCTCATTGGCCGGCGGAGCGCGGGGCCCGCCCATCAGTGAAAAACGATACAAATACTAGAGACTGAGCTTCCCGCAGTGTCGTGTTGCCAGGTCCGCTTATTGTAAGCCAGCGATTCTGGTTTATGTGCGATTTGGTGCAAATGTCGTGAACCCTGGGGCCCTCGAGATGATCTAAAACGAGACACACATTCATGAAAATGAGTGAAAGCGAGAAAAATGAGGAAACTATGTAGTTATTTGAACTTGGTCCTTTAACTATCGTTTCTTTTAAAGAAGaaagcaatgtttatatataaatgaaggAAGTTTatctagaaaaataaatgtaaaaacaaagtaCATTTTGTACAGATGTGCTCTAAAATAGGCAGAGATGTAGGGATGTAGAGTGgtaaaaaaagaaggaaattaGAAGGTTATTGCACACATTTTTGTAATTGTCCATggggtagattgcctggggaaagaaactgttttaaatatttttttgctgtatgttGAGTAAAACAAGTACGTGAATACATGACAGAAATCCAGCAAATCATTGGCCCTTAAGTTAAAGTATAGTTGGAAAAAGTTGTGCAAATTAAATAAGGGCCACATGGCTTGGAAATATTATGGAAAGTGAGGGCCTTGGAGTGAAAAAGGTTGCAAAAAAGTATGCAATGTTGATGTGGCAACACAGCTGCAGATAAAAAAATTGTGGTTTGCCAATATCAGTAATGCGTCATGAAGGTGTTAAAAAGAGAAGAGCAAAATTTTACAATGTGCAAGTGAGAATGTGAAAGAGCTTTAATGCACACTATGGTGCGAGTGATGGAGGCTGATGGGAACATTATGATTGATGTGTTTGTCAAGTCTGAGGTCATAGTTGGCAAGCATCTTATCTGTGGCAGACTTTGTTATCAAGAGCATATACCTCTCTATGTGTGAATACACACATTTTAGTGTCAGCTGAATTGTGTTAGAGCTCTGTGGAAAAGGAAGACAATGAGTGTGTTCTATAGATGAGTGAATTGACAGCATACTTGAGCTGAATGTATAGAATGGGCTACAGTAGTATTGTGGAGATTTGTTAAGGCTATTATTAATGCTCAGTATGTGAATAATTTCTTGTGTGGATTGCCTAATTGAAGGAAAAGTTTCTGCAGTGCCCTCTAGTGGGTGAAGTAATTTTCGGTTCTGTAGATGTTAAGCATAAAGTTCAATTCagtttgtatagcgctttttacgataagAATCATTGCAAAGTAACGTTACAGAAAATGACGTTTCTAAAATATGTAGTAGTagcagcttatcagtggtgactcactttatgtgcatatggcagaaaaaataaaatactattaacaGGAATCATCAATGAAAGTTATAGCAAAATGTGTATGCTGTAACTGGGTTAGCATCATGTTTTCTCAGGTGTTGTGGATTCAGACTAAAGCTAGTTAGAAagaaatagagacataattagcgtagctgttccagccaagtaaaaattacttagtggaacccaagctaaagagtaataatgtgcatttgatgagatgcattatttgaatgcttagcCAAAGAGGTGTTTTTAAGCTAGATTTAAATAGAGGAAGTGTGTCTGGGTTCCGAGTCAAATGTGAGAAAGGTCTGAAAGGTCATTTGAAGGAAAAAGGTCCATAACCGCGGCTTTACATTTGTTAAGTAAGTTTTGGGGAGAACCATTGTTTTGAAGGAAAAAGGTCCATAACCGCTGCTGCTCATTGTCTTGGAGGCCGGGGGGGGGGACCACAGTCACGGTCCCCCCCCTTCTTCAGGTTTCAGGTGCTGTCATCACTCTCCTTGGTCACCTTTGCCTTGTCTTCCACTCTGTCAACTGCATGCTCCTCCATCAAGTCAGCTGTTCCAGGCTCCAGCTCCTCAGCAATGCCGATGCTCCATCCTTGGTCTGCTCAGCCATTCCAGTTTCACCTCCTCTCTGGTTCCACTGCTCCATCATCTCTCTGGTCTGCTCCTCCAGCTCCGCCACTGCTCCATCCTTGGTCTGATCACTGTAATTGATTAATTGTGGGGATCTGGCTGGATTTGAACCAGGGATCTCTGGCATCGTCTGCCAGTGCTCAGACCGCTGAGCCACAGATCTCCAACTATGCATGTGCTGGAACTTATACTTCACTACTTACCTGTGTTTTTGCAACTAAGTCTGGTTTAGTTAGGGTAAACCTACATCTAGAATCTAGAAGGTGGCAGGTGTGGTGTAGCGGTAGTGTTTGCATGCTCACAACAGGTTTGCACTCCCAACAACTGGTTCGAGACTCACCTACATCATCAGACATGCATATATCTTTTCAGTCATCAAGTAACACGCAACCAATGACACAAAGATAACCATCACTTCTATTATAGTTGCTACATGCAACCCAAGGCATTTATTGCAATCATAAAACTCACCACAGTAAATGACagcacagaaattattttaatcaaaacatgcTTTGCCGCCTCCAGTTGCCCAagacataaatacaaatataataaaaaaataaaataaaactgttaacattgTGTGTCTGGCCAGATGGCTCACTAGTGTCCTGACTAAATCATTCTAGCATCACGAAGAGGACGTCTTCTGGACACTCTTTTTCCTCAGCACCTCATTCTGAACCTGTTCTGGAAACTGATCAAGGTGATCCCGCACACAGGGCAAACAAAAGCGCTTGGTGTAGAACACACTGCAGTCCTgtcagaaaacaaacacacaagcttGTTGACACTGATTTCAAAAATATCTATCATAATGATCCTGATGCCACCATCATTGTTGTTCTTCACTGCACGCaagcaaaaaatattgtttgatcTATAGCTTTAGAACTCTGAACATAACATAtacattattacttttattgaatcattcaaaaaggAGGACAACTAATAGCCTTTAGTTTCTTATAAAAAGCTACACGTACCGATCCCACACACACCGTCTTACTGCACACACAGCACTTGGATCCTAAGATCAGAaacttctctctctctggtgtgAAGGGATCCTTCATGCCGTAACATTCCTCTAAGAGCCTGCAGGACAAACGACAAAACACATCTCAATCACGCTGTCCTTCAAGACATTATTCAGCCACGTGTAATTGATCAGACATTGAAACCGAGGTATGGTGTGTTAAATGGCCTactacaaacatttaaatgagcttttatctCAGACGTCAGCAGCTTACAAGTCCTTTCCATATCTGGTGCAATAACACTGATTTCAGGAAACACATTTCACAGATCAGGCCACGGAAACACTAATGGTTCTAATAACGTTTGTATtcttacatataaataaaaataaatctgtattaaacttttgtttttgatgcttgaaaacccctTTTCATCGGGCACAGCTACAAATACACTAATCAGGCATGCGAGTGAAAGAATATATTAACTGGGCACAGCTACAACTTATTCAGAACTCAAACTACACTTATGGCACGATCCATAATtgttagaatgtgtgtgtgtgtgtactgtacactaccagtcaaaggtttttgAAGAGTaagattgttaatgtttttatttaaagaattctcttctgctcaccaagcctgcatttatttgatccaataTACAGCAAAACcagtaatactatgaaatatttttactatttaaaataactgctttctattttaatatattttaaagtgtaatttattcctgcgttTTCAAAGCAGATTGTTtttagcatcatttctccagtcttcagtgtcacatgattcttcagaaatcattctaatattttgatttgctgctcaaaaaactattattattattatgttgaaaacagcttagtAGAATTTTTTCCAGGTTTCCTTTATGAATAGAAGGTTCACAACTGAAATAGtaatcttttttaatattataaatgtcttaatcatcactcttgatcaatttaaagcatccttgctaaataaaagtaataatttctgtaatttcttaccccaaaataaatacaaataaataaataaattagaatcagaatattataattatttcttgtcatgtgacactgaagactggagtaatgatgcaaaaaaaaaatcagctttgaaatcgcaggaataaattacattttaaaaaaatgtccaaatagaaagcagttattttaaatagtacaaatatttcacatcaTCACTGATTtagctgtattttggatcaaataaatgcaggcttggtgagcagaagagaattctctAAAAAacattaccagtcaaaactttttaaacagtacggtttttagtgtgtgtgtgtgtgtgtgtgtggtgtgtataatatatatatatatatgtctattatctatatatatatatatatacaacacaacaTTAGcgtgcaaaagtttggggtcagtaatccccccccccccctttttttttaaataaatgaatgcttatattcagcaaggatgtgttaaattgatgagaagtgataataaagacttctattgtaagaaaagatttgtttttgctgtttttcataaataatcctgaaaaataaataatcctgaaaaagtatgtttacactgaagactggagtaatgatactgaaaaatcAGCTGtgaatcacaaataaataatattttaaagtatattaaaatagaaaaccattattttcaaTGGTAatcatatattacaatattactgtttttatctgacaaataaatgcagcataatgAACAGAAGAggattctttaaaacacatttaaaatcttactaatcccaaacttttgaacagcggtgtgtgtgtataacatcAGCCTCCGAGAGTGCTTGATGTGAGTGATGTGGATGTACATTGTTTTGCTGTGATCTTGACATTCAAAGTCAAATGTAAACTCACTTCaaggatgtaacgattaaccgcgagccggtcgaaaatcgattcaaatcggttgagatgccaaacaaatcgcGATACAATTGGAGTAGGactttatatgaatgtatctctgaggggaacagactggctttagaaaactttacgtgatattttcttttcatcttgactctgtataatgcatattaaagtagtgttcaaAAGTGCagaactgctttgtttacagcgctAACTCAGGAAACACTATCACTGCTGTTCAGAAGCGCcacctgtatataatataaatatatacatgtaaatattttctaaatatatactgtatgtgtatttatatatacaaaattatatataatatacacacacaacttttACATTATATgcgatacacacacatacagtatgacatatagatatatatacatataatatatatatatagacatatacatatacatatatatatatatatatatatataattagacaAGACATCTTATATTTAACAAGTCAGTCATTTTGCAACGACATTAAGAATGACAAAAGGACACCTTCTCGGTTCTGGGGCGTCGGTGTCGTGGCAAccccttttgtgtttttttggtagTTTGGTGGCCTGATTCAAAAATATGCCAGGAATGTAATAATCATATATCCGTTTCATTAATTGCATGCCACGGTGACGTACGGAAACGTTTGACATTACAGCAAACCACTCACACAAGCTGTACTCCACCTGCCAATAATCAAGATGATCGGGTTTGCTCAAGCCTATAATGTCATTATATACTGCATGTCACTAAGACTATATTACAGACTTTCTCACTTGCCTATGAAGACTTTATCTCCCGTGTGCTGCGATGCAGTGGCACAAATACTTGTGTACTTACACTATCGCTCTGGTGTTTGGCGGCTTCTGCCCGTAGAAGCTGTACGGGCTGGACATTTCGCACAGATCACAGCTGAACACGCCGAGCGCGGATCCTCCGGTCAGATCCATTCCCTCTAACACGCGGTTCTCGTGCTGCACGGCGTCTGCGTCCTGTTTGTTTTGAGTGAACACCAACACGCCATCTGAGAGCGCGCCATAATGCCGTGACGTCACGACGGCGCGTCAAGCGTTTCCGTTTTTATAGTTCACGCTTGCAGTACCTCAGACTAGACAGGGGGTGGCGCCAGAAATAAAACACGCACACGCCTCTcgtttttagaaacatttttcacaacattatatttcatttcaaactaCAAACACCAGATCAGTCAGTAATTACGcacccaaaaaacaacaaaacaaaaacaaaagaaaaataaaacaataagcacATGAATTAAGTTCATTAAATTGCAGTAACCGAGATCTAAAGAGCAGTTTCTGATCAAGTGACTTTGTGGATTGTAGTAGATTTTGCTCTAGATGCTATGAAATTTACTTTTACCCTGGAAAAGTATACAAcgataaaacaataatttaccaATCAGTACTAATTCGGAACACGCAACACATttgtacaataaaattacaattggAGTGCTATACAAAGtacaatatttttatacaaaagatTTTACAAATGATGCTCAATGTACAAGCATTTCAAATGAGGTAACAAACAATCTGATTTATATGGCTCtctctatacattaaaaaaaagataaaaaaaaatcacccaataTTCAA
Coding sequences within:
- the LOC109067664 gene encoding cyclin-dependent kinase inhibitor 1B-like produces the protein MSKVRLSNGSPTLERVDARQADHAKQQVCRNLFGSVDREEFDRDVKEQMLEMEKASKEKWNYDFAKNEPLAPGDYDWQEVDSKEVPEFYVRPPHAKRDTSTGTVDHNGNHDYLLTTSAQGDSDNAEHGSRSDCRTALTTPRKRPSTEDQDLPCQSKRANVQATEANCCPEPSSHAPSKSEPKT
- the LOC109067665 gene encoding cysteine-rich DPF motif domain-containing protein 1, with product MDLTGGSALGVFSCDLCEMSSPYSFYGQKPPNTRAIVLLEECYGMKDPFTPEREKFLILGSKCCVCSKTVCVGSDCSVFYTKRFCLPCVRDHLDQFPEQVQNEVLRKKSVQKTSSS